A stretch of the Anaerolineae bacterium genome encodes the following:
- a CDS encoding VanW family protein, with protein MTQATSISRSHTAVRLRNLWLGLFISLCLLLLVMAVALAAFEFSYAERIYPGVAVVGIPLGGKTPAEAEAMLAAVLDPYPIPAIVLRADGRHLSLRPEDVGAHLDVRATVAAAYRVGRDGSFLENLRVHLQTLYAGFAVSPVVTYDERQVRFVLERWAQELYRPAREAHLEFQGTHPVIVSGQPGREIDVTATLAVILERLSQGHDGVVDAVLRERPPVISDLITARDAIQRLLAGPITLVSPDGSLAFALDPVMLAQMMRLERRSEANGRLTVVPVLDEVALTARVEQWAKAIAIEPRDARLDFDPETGTFTTLVPSQTGRELDVAEAVRRIQQAASSGGRTQELPIRVIPPAVDEARVAEMGIKELVAQGTSRFAGSSAERVQNIVTAVEKIRGVVIPPGGEFSFNRAIGDVTAANGFEDSLIIWGDRTAVGIGGGVCQVSTTVFRAAFFGGFPILERWAHGYVVRWYGDPGLDATIYTPEVDFRFRNDTEHFLLIKPEVDLRRGILTVSLYGTRPDRTVEMEGPIIENRRPAPEPVYQVDPSLPPGARKQVDWPAEGMDVTVKRVIRDGSGKVIGRDTFVSHYQPWRAVYLVGPTVETTPMPESTPVPQTQALSLGE; from the coding sequence ATGACCCAAGCCACCAGCATCTCTCGCTCGCATACGGCTGTGCGCTTGCGCAATCTTTGGCTAGGGCTATTTATATCGCTCTGCCTCCTTCTGCTGGTGATGGCTGTTGCATTGGCGGCGTTTGAGTTCTCCTATGCCGAGCGGATTTACCCCGGTGTGGCCGTCGTTGGCATTCCGCTGGGCGGCAAGACCCCTGCCGAAGCCGAGGCGATGCTGGCGGCCGTGCTCGACCCTTATCCCATCCCCGCCATCGTGTTGCGCGCCGATGGCCGACACCTCTCTCTCCGCCCCGAGGATGTGGGCGCCCATCTGGACGTCCGTGCCACAGTGGCCGCAGCCTATCGTGTGGGCCGCGATGGGTCCTTTCTCGAAAACCTGCGCGTTCATTTACAAACGCTTTATGCGGGATTTGCTGTTTCTCCGGTGGTAACCTATGACGAACGGCAGGTCCGTTTCGTGCTGGAGCGATGGGCCCAAGAGCTCTATCGGCCAGCGCGTGAGGCTCATCTGGAGTTCCAAGGAACACATCCAGTGATCGTCTCCGGTCAACCAGGGCGAGAGATAGACGTCACAGCGACCTTGGCTGTGATCCTAGAGCGCCTGAGCCAAGGGCATGATGGGGTGGTAGACGCGGTTCTGCGAGAACGCCCACCTGTCATCTCTGATCTGATCACGGCACGGGATGCGATCCAGCGCCTCTTGGCTGGGCCGATCACTCTGGTAAGCCCTGATGGTTCTCTTGCCTTCGCGCTGGATCCGGTCATGCTGGCGCAGATGATGCGCCTGGAAAGGCGATCGGAGGCGAATGGGAGGCTAACCGTCGTGCCCGTGCTGGATGAGGTGGCTCTGACAGCTAGGGTGGAGCAGTGGGCGAAGGCCATCGCCATCGAGCCGCGAGATGCACGCCTCGACTTCGATCCGGAGACGGGCACGTTTACCACGCTGGTGCCCAGTCAGACCGGCCGCGAGCTGGATGTGGCCGAGGCAGTCCGGCGCATCCAGCAAGCGGCTAGCAGCGGGGGCCGGACGCAGGAGTTGCCCATCCGCGTCATCCCGCCAGCCGTGGATGAGGCCAGGGTCGCTGAGATGGGGATCAAAGAACTGGTTGCACAGGGCACCTCACGGTTTGCCGGGTCCAGTGCCGAGCGCGTGCAGAACATCGTGACCGCTGTTGAAAAGATCCGTGGCGTAGTGATCCCGCCGGGCGGCGAGTTCTCGTTCAACCGCGCCATCGGCGATGTGACCGCCGCCAACGGGTTTGAGGACTCGCTGATCATCTGGGGAGACCGCACGGCGGTGGGCATTGGCGGCGGGGTATGTCAGGTGTCCACTACGGTCTTTCGAGCTGCGTTCTTCGGCGGCTTCCCGATCCTGGAGCGGTGGGCGCATGGGTATGTGGTCCGATGGTATGGAGACCCCGGGCTGGACGCCACCATCTACACTCCCGAAGTGGACTTCCGCTTCCGCAACGACACGGAGCATTTCCTGTTGATTAAGCCAGAGGTGGACCTGCGACGTGGTATCTTGACGGTCAGCCTGTACGGGACGCGCCCCGATCGCACTGTGGAGATGGAGGGACCTATCATCGAAAATCGGCGTCCAGCGCCTGAACCGGTGTATCAGGTGGATCCCAGCCTGCCGCCTGGGGCGCGCAAGCAGGTGGACTGGCCGGCGGAGGGGATGGACGTCACGGTGAAGCGGGTGATCAGGGACGGTTCGGGCAAGGTGATCGGCCGCGACACCTTCGTTAGTCATTATCAGCCGTGGCGTGCGGTGTACTTAGTGGGGCCGACAGTGGAGACTACGCCCATGCCAGAGTCGACCCCGGTTCCACAAACGCAAGCCCTGTCTTTGGGCGAATAG
- a CDS encoding DUF6379 domain-containing protein → MFSIPSYLLERIFVKDSLKNTEEGFEFTMKNVVDSGTLTRLMAVELDGQALPLDQITVVAGQKARPATEITPSAPLHFPVGSTMTVKVAGRRIEAGEHQLNVRVNTWEAGVVSIPIKVTVS, encoded by the coding sequence ATGTTTTCGATTCCCAGCTATCTCCTGGAACGGATCTTCGTGAAGGATAGCCTGAAAAACACGGAAGAGGGATTCGAGTTCACCATGAAGAATGTGGTGGATTCGGGGACGCTGACCCGGCTAATGGCTGTGGAATTGGACGGCCAGGCTCTGCCGCTGGATCAGATCACTGTGGTGGCTGGCCAGAAGGCGCGGCCGGCGACGGAGATCACGCCTAGCGCCCCATTGCACTTCCCAGTGGGCAGCACCATGACGGTGAAAGTGGCTGGGAGAAGGATCGAGGCTGGCGAGCATCAATTGAACGTCCGTGTGAACACCTGGGAGGCCGGAGTGGTTTCCATCCCGATCAAGGTCACTGTCAGCTAA
- a CDS encoding UDP-N-acetylmuramoyl-L-alanyl-D-glutamate--2,6-diaminopimelate ligase: protein MRLQELISELSGICLTGDGEVEVTGLAYDSRRVQPGDLFVAVRGFHVDGHMFIPDAIHRGAAAIVAEMPPAPNMRMPWVQVPDSRAALARLAATFYGHPARRLRVVGVTGTDGKTTTTTMISAVLEAAGHRTGYMTTVSFKVGERVWDNDTRQSTPEAPEVQAMLADMVAAGCDYAVIESTSHGLALHRLDGCEYDVAVLTNVTHEHLDFHGTVEAYRLAKARLFEMLGESVDKGIRKVAVVNLDDPNADLFIARAPDQIITYAIHHPSAMVRARNVTASPSGLAFTADTPWGSTDIALSLVGDFNVSNALAALAVGLSQGVSLARCRDALAGFRSVRGRMEVVDCGQPFTVIVDYAHTPEAFDKVMKIVRPLTKGHLIAVFGSAGERDRQKRPLQGEIAGRYCDFLVLTDEDPRLEDRWAILDEIAAGVERAGKREGDGYVKIADRAEAILAALRRAGPGDTVLLLGKGHERSIIYATEKRPWDERAAAVAALRELGYGSPR from the coding sequence ATGCGTCTGCAGGAGTTGATATCTGAGCTTTCAGGCATTTGCCTCACAGGGGACGGCGAGGTTGAGGTCACCGGCCTGGCTTACGATTCGCGCCGGGTGCAGCCAGGCGATCTATTCGTAGCAGTACGAGGCTTTCATGTGGATGGACACATGTTCATCCCCGACGCGATACACCGCGGTGCGGCCGCGATCGTGGCCGAAATGCCCCCTGCTCCTAACATGCGAATGCCTTGGGTACAAGTGCCCGACTCGCGGGCAGCATTAGCTCGGCTGGCCGCGACGTTCTATGGCCATCCCGCCCGCCGCCTGCGCGTCGTCGGCGTCACTGGAACAGACGGCAAGACCACCACAACCACGATGATCAGTGCGGTGTTGGAAGCCGCGGGCCATCGCACCGGATACATGACGACTGTCTCCTTCAAGGTGGGTGAACGGGTGTGGGATAACGATACCCGTCAGTCCACGCCCGAGGCGCCGGAAGTTCAAGCCATGCTGGCCGATATGGTGGCCGCCGGCTGCGACTACGCCGTGATCGAGAGCACTTCGCATGGCCTGGCGCTGCACAGGCTCGACGGCTGCGAATACGACGTGGCAGTGCTTACCAACGTCACCCATGAACATCTGGACTTCCACGGCACGGTCGAGGCATATCGCCTGGCCAAGGCGCGCCTATTCGAGATGCTAGGCGAGTCGGTGGACAAGGGAATCCGCAAGGTAGCCGTTGTCAACCTGGATGATCCTAATGCCGATCTCTTCATCGCCCGCGCGCCGGATCAGATCATCACCTACGCGATTCACCACCCATCGGCGATGGTGCGAGCGCGCAACGTGACCGCGTCACCGTCCGGCCTGGCCTTTACAGCCGACACGCCGTGGGGCTCGACCGACATCGCGCTCTCGTTAGTAGGGGATTTCAATGTGAGTAACGCACTGGCCGCGTTGGCGGTCGGGCTTTCCCAGGGCGTGTCCCTTGCGAGATGCCGGGACGCGCTGGCCGGCTTTCGCAGCGTACGCGGCCGTATGGAAGTGGTGGACTGCGGCCAGCCGTTCACGGTGATCGTGGACTACGCGCACACGCCCGAGGCCTTTGATAAGGTGATGAAGATCGTCCGCCCGCTGACGAAGGGGCATCTGATCGCCGTGTTCGGCAGCGCTGGTGAACGCGACCGTCAGAAGCGCCCGCTCCAAGGTGAAATCGCTGGGCGCTATTGCGATTTCCTCGTGCTGACCGACGAGGATCCGCGCCTGGAAGATCGCTGGGCTATCCTAGACGAGATTGCGGCGGGCGTGGAGCGGGCTGGCAAACGCGAAGGCGATGGATACGTGAAAATCGCTGACCGTGCCGAAGCCATCCTCGCCGCGCTGCGGCGGGCCGGCCCAGGGGACACGGTGCTGCTCTTAGGCAAGGGGCATGAGAGAAGCATTATCTATGCTACCGAGAAACGGCCCTGGGACGAGCGAGCTGCTGCCGTGGCCGCATTACGGGAGCTGGGATATGGAAGCCCACGTTAA
- a CDS encoding bifunctional folylpolyglutamate synthase/dihydrofolate synthase — protein sequence MLTYREALVYLDRYANYELNRPVRYTDEVFNLSRVHELLARLGHPHRAYPTVHIAGSKGKGSTAVMIESALRAAGYRTGLYTSPHLHTFRERIRVDGELISPQELVGLVEEVAPHAEAVAGITWFEVVTALAFLYFAQRAVDIAVIEVGLGGRLDATNVITPLVSVITSLSYEHTAWLGDTLSQIAFEKAGIIKPGVPVVSAPQDPEAMAVIERVSAERMAPLIRVGEDWRFRLGPIRPDGQSFEVLLPVQMEDKSSCGVWLFDLPLLGRHQVVNAMCALAAMAQLPSARFHVSLMALRQGLAQARWPGRAEILSLSPLVIVDGAHNGDSARRLAETLSEWFPGQRWTFVVGTLSDKDHAAILRGLAPMAAELIMTRSRSIRATDPELLAQIARQTGVPTRVVPNVPVALAEALALGDPVCLTGSLSIVAEAREAWAEAQGGAWPEEEALTWASISQLP from the coding sequence ATGCTCACTTACCGAGAGGCTCTGGTATATTTGGACCGATATGCGAACTACGAGCTCAACCGCCCGGTTCGATATACAGATGAGGTCTTCAACTTAAGCCGCGTGCATGAGCTGCTGGCACGCCTAGGCCACCCCCACCGGGCATATCCCACGGTTCACATCGCCGGTTCGAAAGGCAAAGGGTCCACTGCGGTGATGATCGAATCCGCGTTGCGCGCTGCGGGCTATCGCACCGGGCTTTACACATCGCCGCATCTGCATACGTTTCGCGAGCGCATCCGCGTAGATGGCGAGCTGATTAGCCCGCAAGAACTCGTCGGCCTGGTGGAGGAGGTCGCGCCGCATGCCGAAGCGGTGGCCGGCATCACTTGGTTCGAGGTGGTCACTGCGCTGGCATTTCTGTACTTCGCACAGCGCGCCGTGGACATTGCTGTGATTGAGGTCGGGCTGGGTGGTCGATTGGACGCAACTAACGTCATCACACCCCTGGTGAGCGTGATCACCTCCCTGAGCTACGAGCACACCGCTTGGTTGGGAGATACGCTGTCGCAGATCGCGTTCGAAAAGGCGGGGATCATCAAGCCGGGCGTGCCCGTCGTCTCTGCGCCACAGGATCCCGAGGCGATGGCTGTAATCGAGCGCGTCAGCGCTGAGCGCATGGCGCCGCTCATCCGCGTGGGTGAGGATTGGCGGTTTCGCCTCGGCCCGATCCGGCCTGATGGCCAGAGCTTTGAGGTGTTGCTTCCCGTTCAGATGGAAGACAAGAGTTCCTGCGGTGTTTGGCTCTTCGATCTGCCGTTGCTAGGCCGGCATCAGGTCGTCAACGCAATGTGTGCTCTGGCAGCTATGGCACAGTTGCCTTCCGCCAGGTTTCATGTCTCCTTAATGGCTTTGCGACAAGGCCTGGCCCAGGCCCGGTGGCCTGGCCGCGCTGAAATCCTATCGCTGAGCCCACTTGTCATCGTAGATGGAGCGCACAATGGCGATTCGGCGCGTCGGCTGGCTGAGACCCTGAGCGAGTGGTTCCCTGGACAACGCTGGACCTTTGTCGTGGGGACGCTGTCCGACAAGGATCATGCAGCGATCTTGCGCGGGCTGGCCCCCATGGCGGCCGAGCTGATCATGACCCGTTCGCGATCCATACGCGCGACCGACCCGGAGCTATTGGCACAGATCGCTCGACAGACAGGAGTCCCCACACGGGTGGTACCAAATGTGCCGGTCGCGCTAGCGGAGGCGCTAGCCCTTGGCGATCCTGTGTGTCTGACCGGTTCGCTCTCTATAGTGGCTGAGGCGCGAGAAGCCTGGGCGGAAGCGCAAGGGGGGGCCTGGCCTGAGGAAGAGGCCTTAACGTGGGCTTCCATATCCCAGCTCCCGTAA
- the lexA gene encoding transcriptional repressor LexA, protein MTLSSRQQKILEFIEGYLAEHHFPPTIREIGAAVGISSTSVVNYNLKKLEEGGYINRNPDVSRGIRILKPTRLLAVQPGQSTTIRLLGRIAAGEPIPVPDQNPFGGEAIELADLLVSDVENVYALEVQGDSMIDALVADGDLVILRYQQTAHNGDMVAAWLKDREETTLKYFYLEGDRVRLQPANPNYQPIYVPPQQVEIQGKVIAIVRRLA, encoded by the coding sequence ATGACCTTATCATCACGTCAACAGAAAATCCTCGAGTTTATTGAGGGCTATCTGGCGGAGCATCATTTCCCGCCGACAATCCGAGAGATCGGCGCAGCAGTGGGCATCTCCTCCACGTCGGTGGTCAATTATAACCTGAAAAAGCTGGAAGAGGGCGGCTACATCAACCGCAATCCCGACGTCTCCCGGGGGATTCGCATTCTGAAGCCAACGCGCTTGCTAGCCGTCCAACCTGGGCAATCGACAACGATCCGGCTGCTAGGTCGCATCGCTGCCGGCGAGCCGATCCCTGTGCCCGATCAAAATCCCTTCGGCGGCGAGGCGATCGAACTCGCCGACCTCCTCGTCTCCGACGTTGAGAACGTGTACGCCCTTGAAGTGCAGGGCGATTCTATGATCGATGCTTTGGTGGCCGACGGCGATCTGGTCATCCTCCGCTATCAGCAGACCGCGCACAACGGTGATATGGTCGCAGCGTGGCTTAAGGATCGAGAGGAAACTACCCTCAAGTATTTTTACCTGGAAGGAGACCGAGTCCGGCTGCAGCCCGCTAACCCCAACTATCAGCCTATTTACGTTCCTCCACAGCAAGTGGAGATCCAGGGGAAGGTCATCGCCATAGTACGACGGCTCGCGTGA